In Cryptococcus neoformans var. neoformans B-3501A chromosome 11, whole genome shotgun sequence, the genomic window TAGAAGAAATCCAAGCcgtccctcttctccgcaATATTGATTGTGTCCCTACAGCGTTTTATTAGCATGAGCCTTTCAGCAGAACATAGCAAGACTCACTTATGGGCATTGTGCTTCAAGATCAACTGTTCCAACCACAAAAAGGTTCTCTTGTGCGTGACCTTCTGTCGAACTTGTACACTGGCTTTCCAGGTATTTTTTGCTGCTAACCTTGTACACGAAGGACATTGCCCGGTGTGAACAACGAGAGTAAGCTCGAAAGTTTGTTGCAAGACAGTATGGGCGAGAACTTCTTTTTGAATTGTAATCTTGAGTTTGATACGTCGGGAGTGGGGTTCGGTCCAGATGAAAGATGCGTCGATGAGTCGAACCTTCATCAAAGGCCGGGCGATTTTTTTAAGACAGATAGCTATGAAATGGCGATGAGCTCTCGCGCCATTGCAACAACAATCATTTCACTTACCAAGCAACTCTCGAGATTCCGGCTGAACGGCAATCCAGGTATTGGGTGGCGACAAAAACTTTTCACATCCTCGACAAAAGTTGAGTGTGGCTTCTTTGGGGATGCCCTCGGTAATATCCACAGTATTTCTCAAACAACCAACACCTTTCACCAACTCTCATTAGCTACTGTACCAGTCGCAAGCAGATAATTTCTTACAAAGTCCAGCGCCGTTGGCACTTGAGATGACTGTCCCACAGTCGGCACATAGAATGTAGCTCTCCTGCCCCGCTGCATCTGGGGTGTACTCCATTGCCACCATTTTAAATACTTTGTTGAAAGTGTATTTGCCGAATAATCGACTATTGATTATATATCAAGTTTCCCGTGGAGTAATTTACATGACCTTCCAAAAATGTCCAACAAAATAAATCTTTATCAGCGCGGCTTCCTCCGCCGCTCAAACGGCTCTTTAATTTGGGGGTTATTTAATGTGACAAATATGATCAACCCCTCACTTAAGCTTTTAACACAGCTCCGCTTGCCCTCAGCAGTTTTTACATGATGATAGGCTCTGCATAGCACATCAACAAGTCCTAATCGAACATCACACAACCAATATGACAACAATGCATTGATATACCAATAATATGTTTGCACTTCTAAGCCCCGTTCATATCAACATCACCATCTGcaacctctccttcttgagcttCCAATGCCACTTGAGCAGCGAGAACGATCTTGTCTTCCTCGAGCTGTGAAATATCATTGGTCTAAGTAATTTCGACAAGAAGTGACATTGACGTACCTGTTCAATAGCTGCGAGgttctccctcctcctgtcgTTCAACTCTGCATATCTAGCCTGCAgatctctctctctcttctccaaaacagcaacctcttccctaatcttctccaacctGGCCGGGGCTGCAGCCTCTTCTATGCCCTTAAGCATAAGGAATGTCTCCATATCCCGTTTGGTCTGGTGAATCTCCTCCATGACGTCCACAATGgctttctttgccttctcaTTGAGCGTCTGGTAACCACCCAGCTGCTTAccgagcttcttctctgctttgGCGGCTTTGGTAGCCTCGGCAATAACGCGATCTCGAGAAGCGTTGATCATCGCAGCGTAGCATGCGGATAGCTCCTctggggaaagagaggttTTATCAACCCAAGTTCGAGTTGAAGGGGAGTAGACAAGACCTTCGCGTTCCTCGGCCCACGCTTCTGCAAAGGCAGCTTCGTTTTCCTCGGCGGCTGCGCCAATTGCCAAGCGTAAATGTTCATCGCTCGCACCCGGCAAGCCCAATGCGTTAGCCAATTCTGTGTGGATAGCATTCTTGGCCTCAGCAACAAAGTCATCCTCTGGCATATCATATTCAGAAGCCAGGCCACCAGGGGTAGAAGTTCCAGGCAGAGGGTGAGCGATGGAGTCGTGCTTCATGAGCATGGCGACTTCAAGATTGACGAGCTTGAACGCTGCGGCCATCTCCTCGTCGGTCTGCTCAACTATAGCAGAGTTGAGATCGTCGAGAAGCTTGTATGTGTTAACGTTGACGGGTCGAGGCAAACCCTTCTTTATAACAGTACTTCTCCTCTCAAGCTCGCGtcgttcctcttcctctctagCAGCCTTTAATCTCGCATCCCTCTCGgcagcatcttcctctgttAGAGGCtccgcttcttccgcctcctcttcatcctcttctgtctCAGCAAGCTCAAAATTATTTTCAGGTTTGGGCAAGGCCGCAAAGCCAGCCTTCAAAGCTCGGCGAGACTCGGCAAGGCGGCGCCTGTCGTTCATGGGAGTTTCGCCGTACACGGACGCATCGTCGTTGATGTTCAAATCATCTCTGAAAGGGGTCCGCAGGGGAGTGGTACCAACACCAGGGACTGTTCGAGTTGAAGTGAGTACACCACCTCGAGCCGAAGTTGCAAGAGGATTGGGGGTCGCGGCAACATCGTGTCGAGGTGTGGCCCCTTCGAATCCAGTGCCTACAGAAGGGCCGTGTAGAGGAGtgttctcttctcccaaaagAGGAGTTTGTGCTGCCATCATATTTCGGAGATTTCGGGCCTCGGCCATAACATTGTCCTCTGACTCAACATTAGCACCGCACAACGACTGAAAAACAGATAATGATCTTACGTTGAGGAGCTGTTCTTGGTGTCCTCGCCATCTTAGCCTGACCCAAAGCCTCATACTCGCCTAGCAAACCCTCTGTCGCCTTGTTGCCGTCACCAACCAGCTCCCTTGCTAATTCTCCTGCTTGCCCGATCTTGACAATATCTTCCAGTTCTCGCTCTCCAACCTGAGGTATCGGCAAATTtagcttcctcctcctaaTAATCTGTTCTTGCTCCTTAAGTTTCTTGATCTGCGCTTCTCGGGCCGCCACAAATTGCTGCGTTTGGTTAGACTTgccatctcccttcttctgtcgcttcttcctttcctcgaTTTCGTCCAACTCCTGCTTGCGTTTTCCCTCGAGAGCCCGAAGTGTTGAACCGACAGGAGCAGCGTGAACCTTGGCCTGCTCCTCCGTGACGTCGTAGAAACCAGGAGCAGGCTGCTTTTCAAAGGGTATGTCGGCGTTGTAATCcatacccttcttcttcggcttGGCACGAAGGTTAATACCAGCGGCTTTTAATTCACGCTTCTTTTGTAGAAAAGCTAATCGCCTGGCCTCTTCCAATTGCCTTTCTCGGGCCTTGCGTTTGGCTTTTTTGCCTTGTGTGTTGGCCAATCTCGCTCGCGCTTCCGACAACATTTCCTTCTCTAATAGGATATCAATGAATCGCACAGAGCAACCAAACATTATGATACACGTaccgtcatcatccataTCGATGGGGTCAGGCCTCGCGGGTCTTGTCTCAGGGTCTGTGTCAATTTCTCCCGGCCTGAGACCCCTAGCATCGGTAGCTGGTTTGCTCgattcatcctctcctgcTCCTAATCCCAGCTCTTCGTTGTCCCTCGCCTCCGCGTCATCCAAGAGCTTCTGGTATCGCTCAAGACACTGCGTAGCTGTACGACCGACGATAGGAGCAATGGTTCGCCATTGAGTAGGCATGAGCTTggcaagatgaagaagctttTCGTCTTCAGTCTGAAACCATCGTTAGCCATTGCATAACACCGAATGCGCTTGCCTTTGACCATTCCACCTTCTTGATTGAAGGGTCTAACCATTCGTACCACCTCGCTTTACATTGCTTGGGGGTTTTTCGAACCAAAAGTGATGAGATACGAGCCCATTGCTGTGAAACCAAGCTCGTCAGCTTCATTCCCATATATGTGCGGGTTATACTCACATTCTTACCGTATTTTGAAATGGCGGCCTTGAGAATTTCGTCCTCGGTGTTTCTCCAAACACCGCCCTTGACAATAACTCGCTGTTGTGAACTATTTAGCTTTCATCTATACAACGAAACACAATGTACACTGACCATTATGAAATGACAATAATTTAAGGTCTTGTAATGTGAGAGTATACCTTCTCCAATCCCCCGTCCTAATCTAAGATTTTGGCAGTGCTATTTCCTTGAGACTTGTGGTGCAGTACGCAGTGTGCTTCGGTCTGAACAATCCTTTCcggatggaagaaagaggaaaaacaGAAGCTGAATCGATGCCTTGGAATTCGAGGTTTCAAGCATAATGACAACGAATGGGCCACCCAGAACCGTTGCACCAGCATCGGGATTTTCGGCATTATCTCGATGTGGCACCAATACCTGATATGCGTCTCCCGTTCTTCTTATTCGTACAGAAGTTCGCTGACGCTATGCGATACTTTTAAAAAGACACGGAAATATGCGCCTGCATTAATGTTCCAAAGTAATATGTAACCCTAATCTCAAACATGACTGGTACAGATATAGCCTACAGCATCATTTCTATTCCTTCACTTCCACCTCATAAGGATAATCCACAACACCTCATTGCTCGGCATACAGGACCAACTTTTGGCCCTCAGTCCTCAACCAATTTTTCAGATCCTTATCATCCATCAGCTCCCTATAACCTTCTCCGCTATCCATCGATACTCTATATCTCAACATTGTAACCCCCGGTCCTAGCCTCGCTCGCACTTTGTCAGACAACTCGGCAAACGTCACAGCTGAATGTACTCGTATGGCGATAAGGTCATCAGTAGCCCTATCATAAATTTTTATCTTGATGTATGGCGGCGGACCAGATTGAGGTGCAGTACCGGGTGTAGTGGCGCTCGTAGAAGTTGAAGGACCTCCAGCACCCATACCCCATGACGACGTCGTGTTGGCTGTGGAAGGCCCGCCGGAAACATAATGCGCCGTGGCGGACTGCCTGCCGGATGTGGGATAGGCCGACGAGTCAGGTCTCGACGAATGATGAGGGTTTGTATTAATggggggaagaggtgatgCGCCACGTGATGACATGCTCTTCGATACGGCGTGCTGTTGATAAGCTTGTGGAGAATGGCGGTATTGGTTGGGGGACTGGGAGTGTGGTGATGTGACTGACTGGGATCTCATATCGTTTGTTAAAGCACCATAGTCCTCCAGTCTGACATCTGCCAACTGCTCTTCTAGCTCTCCCAGGGCATCTTGTCTCGACACTTTCTCAAAGTGATCACCATGTCGAGTAGCAAAGAATGCCCTAAATAATTCATGTCGAAGGATAAAGCCGGCACCCTTGGACTTCAGATCAAGCAGCTCTTTGACATACACATCTAACTCTTCCCTTCGGTATTCAGTCAATTCGTCATCAATCTCGTAATCCACTGGACCGGGCATATACGGCAAAATACGCTCCGGCGTAGAGCGACCATCGGCGGAACCAGATCGACCAGCTTCGAGAGGGAATGTATCGAGAAGAGCAATCTGAAAGTCGTAAAAGTCTTCGTATGATCGATAAAGACCGAATGTATAAGCAGAAGCGGTAAGATCATCGGGGACAAATGTGACCTGAAGGCGGAACCAATATACGCCATTCTCTTGGTGAAACGAGGGAACGGACATTGACTTCAAGTCGCCGAGAGGTAGTATTTCGTTCTTCACAGGAACATAGGGGGTTTGCTTTGAGGATCTTTCAGTGGGCGCAggagtggtggaagaagacgatgcCCCACTGGGAGGGTTAATCAAAGTAGTTGACATAGACCCTGTGCGAGACATCGAACTATAAGAGTCGGAAATCCGGGTAGTTTGTGCCGGGGCGTAAGGTGAGTTGGTGACACCCTGCCCAGGAGCTATATCAAGTTTTCCGAGAGGTATGGCTGCAGCCTTATACTCCGcagttttcttcttccactcttCGACCATGGGGATCGAGTTTGGCTCAATCTCAATAAGCTGCCCAGTTTTAGGATCTCTGACTTCTACAAAGGCGACGGGGATCAAACCTGGGCCACCAAGACGCCCGATAGGTTTGGCAACGAACCTGAACAGAACTTTGAGCCTTTACTACTGATGACTGGTGTAGATGACGCACCATTCATGATTGCTCTGCGCCATGATGACAATGGGTTCTCCTTTCTTGGCTTCCAGCTCGTCTGGTCTTTCAGCTCGAAAGTCATACTGCACAATGGCGTACACTCTGTAATCGAGTCAGATACAAGTTCAGcaaacagaagaagattcaaCGCCTACGGGCTTTTCTGTGTTCGGGTTTCGTCAGCAGAGGCAGGCGGCGACAAGATTGGACCCGCTTTGGGTACATCTTTTTGAGAGCCAGAACTATGGGACGGGGTGTTTGGTCTGATACTGAATTTATCAATACTCGCCAACGCCGTGGCGTTTGAACATGAAATTCCTTACCTTCCATGATCCACCGACCTCTGACCTGCAGGATGCCTACCGCCCTTTACAAACTCCTCAAAATCAAGCTTGGGCACCAGCCCCCTTGATCCAGTGAGTGGATCTATAGTTTATTAGCCAAAGCCGACACGACGCGTCTCTCGCCTTACAACATTACGACTTACTCAACGCCTCGAACCAGACATCCCTTTCTCCTGTCACATACCAGAAATCGCCCTTGTTGTAACTCAGCTCTTGTGGATTCGTGCTTTGATGGGAGGTGAGCGCTTTAATCACTTTTTGCGGAGGTGCTACTTTTTCAGCTGGTCTGCCGAGGGCATGAGGATTCCCGGAGTAGGTGATCGGTAGTGGGGGCGAAGGTTGAGGGGAACTGCTGTTCTTTTCGTTGTTCAAAGACCGCCTGAGAGATTTCATAATATTTGCCGTTATGATTTGTTGCCGAGAACTTGGGGGAAATGGGCTGATACGTGATGATAAGAGATTGGTCGAAATATGAGAACGaacgaaaagaaaagagaaccGCGGCGTGTGTTGTTTTGTTGTCCCTGTgcggtggcggcggcggtgtCCACGTTGATCACTGatatgaatgatgatgatgagtaGTAGCTAGTAGGAGGAGGTATAAATATTATATGTACCGGGCACTCAGCTGTCGGTACTACTTACTCCTCCTATTTGTTGTTGACGACTGTCATCTGGATCACATTTTTCTCACCACCAAgtatcatctccatccgtTAGATTGAAATTCGGAATGTGCAAAGGCTGGCCATTGTCCATTATTTATTGATGTCGCTGATGTCTATATAATAACCAGCCATAGCAGCGGGATAGTGCTCTTGCTTTCTGGGTCTTTTTCTCATCAATCTCCGGTATGCCTTTAGAGCTTCGTTCACCAAAGAGTTTTCATAATACTGTTCCGCAATGAGCCACTACCATCCCTTGATCTCATGTGTTGCTGCGTCACCATATAATATATGCTTACCACAGGGAAACCATTCATTCCGCGACAAATTCTGAACGAAAGAAACAGTTGTTGTTTGTGTAAGCAAGCTGGATGGACAAATGCATCGCAATAAGGTCAAATCGAACAGCCGTTACCCTTTCTCTCGGGAGGAATAGCTGCCATGTTTATTGGCCCAAGTCTCACATACAGACCTCGCCTGGAGAGAGGTTGTTACCTTTATAGCCCAGCCAGCGAATAGATTAAGACGATGATGGGGTTCGGCCTCGCAATGAAGAGGGCTAGTGCGGAAGGACGCATACGCTTGACGATAGTGAACATCGGTTAATCGGGTTCTGTGACATGCATCGGATTGAATAGTTGGCCAAGAAAAGTTATACAACCAATTGCTGCAAGCATCGGAGATGAAATTTAATTAATCGCTAAAAAAGTTCATAACTAAAAAAGTAATACCACAGGACATCGTAATTTAAGATCTTTTTCCAGAAAAAGTaaacaaacaaaacaaaCGACGTCACAGCATTGACACTGGAATCGGGTGAATATAGCGTGCTGCTGGTAACAATTTCTCAGTCAGATCACCTTTCAAACGACAATTTCCTACTATCATTTGTTTTCCTAACCAGGAGCGTTCACCGTATAAGATACTTTTTAGCGGATCAAGTTTTCTCAACCCGCCTGGCTGGTCGAACAGTCCCAGGCGCAAGAGGACATGTCAAAAGCTTCACAAGTACCGCATCAATCGGCTTCGCTTGTTCTCCAAAATCCACCTCGTCACCACTCgctaagaagaagacctTCAGCACGGGAAGCCGTCGACAGCTTCGTCAGTCCGCTTGCCCGTTTGGAGATAGAAGGACGGATTGCAAAGGGCTGGGTAAGTTGCGGTACTGAATCTCTTCTCTATTGCGGACATGCCATCATCGCAGTCACTAATGCCCCATGACTTATATCAGAATACTGCATCGGAGTCACATGCTGCTTCAAGCTCCCTCCACAGAGAAAATTTATCTCCGGGCCAGCCACCCAGTGCCCCTCCCATTCCCGCACTCGAATTTAATCTTTTTCGCCACAACTCGATTTTGTCTATCGATTCTTTAGCCAGCGAATGTACCGTGACTGGCCAACAAAATGACGACAAGGATG contains:
- a CDS encoding hypothetical protein (Match to EST gb|CF190629.1|CF190629; HMMPfam hit to Myb_DNA-binding, Myb-like DNA-binding domain, score: 76.7, E(): 6e-20), with translation MRVIVKGGVWRNTEDEILKAAISKYGKNQWARISSLLVRKTPKQCKARWYEWLDPSIKKTEDEKLLHLAKLMPTQWRTIAPIVGRTATQCLERYQKLLDDAEARDNEELGLGAGEDESSKPATDARGLRPGEIDTDPETRPARPDPIDMDDDEKEMLSEARARLANTQGKKAKRKARERQLEEARRLAFLQKKRELKAAGINLRAKPKKKGMDYNADIPFEKQPAPGFYDVTEEQAKVHAAPVGSTLRALEGKRKQELDEIEERKKRQKKGDGKSNQTQQFVAAREAQIKKLKEQEQIIRRRKLNLPIPQVGERELEDIVKIGQAGELARELVGDGNKATEGLLGEYEALGQAKMARTPRTAPQQDNVMAEARNLRNMMAAQTPLLGEENTPLHGPSVGTGFEGATPRHDVAATPNPLATSARGGVLTSTRTVPGVGTTPLRTPFRDDLNINDDASVYGETPMNDRRRLAESRRALKAGFAALPKPENNFELAETEEDEEEAEEAEPLTEEDAAERDARLKAAREEEERRELERRSTVIKKGLPRPVNVNTYKLLDDLNSAIVEQTDEEMAAAFKLVNLEVAMLMKHDSIAHPLPGTSTPGGLASEYDMPEDDFVAEAKNAIHTELANALGLPGASDEHLRLAIGAAAEENEAAFAEAWAEEREGLVYSPSTRTWVDKTSLSPEELSACYAAMINASRDRVIAEATKAAKAEKKLGKQLGGYQTLNEKAKKAIVDVMEEIHQTKRDMETFLMLKGIEEAAAPARLEKIREEVAVLEKRERDLQARYAELNDRRRENLAAIEQLEEDKIVLAAQVALEAQEGEVADGDVDMNGA
- a CDS encoding hypothetical protein (HMMPfam hit to PX, PX domain, score: 38.7, E(): 1.7e-08; HMMPfam hit to SH3, SH3 domain, score: 63.8, E(): 4.4e-16), yielding MKSLRRSLNNEKNSSSPQPSPPLPITYSGNPHALGRPAEKVAPPQKVIKALTSHQSTNPQELSYNKGDFWYVTGERDVWFEALNPLTGSRGLVPKLDFEEFVKGGRHPAGQRSVDHGSIRPNTPSHSSGSQKDVPKAGPILSPPASADETRTQKSPVYAIVQYDFRAERPDELEAKKGEPIVIMAQSNHEWFVAKPIGRLGGPGLIPVAFVEVRDPKTGQLIEIEPNSIPMVEEWKKKTAEYKAAAIPLGKLDIAPGQGVTNSPYAPAQTTRISDSYSSMSRTGSMSTTLINPPSGASSSSTTPAPTERSSKQTPYVPVKNEILPLGDLKSMSVPSFHQENGVYWFRLQVTFVPDDLTASAYTFGLYRSYEDFYDFQIALLDTFPLEAGRSGSADGRSTPERILPYMPGPVDYEIDDELTEYRREELDVYVKELLDLKSKGAGFILRHELFRAFFATRHGDHFEKVSRQDALGELEEQLADVRLEDYGALTNDMRSQSVTSPHSQSPNQYRHSPQAYQQHAVSKSMSSRGASPLPPINTNPHHSSRPDSSAYPTSGRQSATAHYVSGGPSTANTTSSWGMGAGGPSTSTSATTPGTAPQSGPPPYIKIKIYDRATDDLIAIRVHSAVTFAELSDKVRARLGPGVTMLRYRVSMDSGEGYRELMDDKDLKNWLRTEGQKLVLYAEQ
- a CDS encoding hypothetical protein (HMMPfam hit to PX, PX domain, score: 38.7, E(): 1.7e-08; HMMPfam hit to SH3, SH3 domain, score: 63.8, E(): 4.4e-16), which translates into the protein MKSLRRSLNNEKNSSSPQPSPPLPITYSGNPHALGRPAEKVAPPQKVIKALTSHQSTNPQELSYNKGDFWYVTGERDVWFEALNPLTGSRGLVPKLDFEEFVKGGRHPAGQRSVDHGRPNTPSHSSGSQKDVPKAGPILSPPASADETRTQKSPVYAIVQYDFRAERPDELEAKKGEPIVIMAQSNHEWFVAKPIGRLGGPGLIPVAFVEVRDPKTGQLIEIEPNSIPMVEEWKKKTAEYKAAAIPLGKLDIAPGQGVTNSPYAPAQTTRISDSYSSMSRTGSMSTTLINPPSGASSSSTTPAPTERSSKQTPYVPVKNEILPLGDLKSMSVPSFHQENGVYWFRLQVTFVPDDLTASAYTFGLYRSYEDFYDFQIALLDTFPLEAGRSGSADGRSTPERILPYMPGPVDYEIDDELTEYRREELDVYVKELLDLKSKGAGFILRHELFRAFFATRHGDHFEKVSRQDALGELEEQLADVRLEDYGALTNDMRSQSVTSPHSQSPNQYRHSPQAYQQHAVSKSMSSRGASPLPPINTNPHHSSRPDSSAYPTSGRQSATAHYVSGGPSTANTTSSWGMGAGGPSTSTSATTPGTAPQSGPPPYIKIKIYDRATDDLIAIRVHSAVTFAELSDKVRARLGPGVTMLRYRVSMDSGEGYRELMDDKDLKNWLRTEGQKLVLYAEQ